The stretch of DNA GCTCAGGAGTTTTGAGCGTGTGGGGTTTTCCGAGATCATGTAATAAAACCGACAGAACCAGTTCCGCACTCAAAGGCTCCCCTGGGAACTCTTTCCGAAAGGTTGGGGAAGATAATTGAGCCAAGGCCAACCTTGTATGGGTCCAAACGTCCCCTTCACTATGGAAGTTTTTCGGCTGAGGACAACCTTTCATGGAAAGGATTTCCGGTAAAATGATTTCCATGGCCCCGCTTTGACCGAATAAATCAAAAGCCTTAACCGGATCATAGGTTAGGGCCTGCACCATTTCCTTACCGATTACCTCCCTTGGAACCACAAAACTTTCATCCTCATGCCGGTTCACAAGGCCAGAAATCAGGCCTTTGAGGGCCATCCAGGTCTCTTCCTCAATCTCAAAACCCAATTGACAGGCAAAACGGATTCCCCGTAGAATTCTTGAATAATCCTCTTGAAACCGAACCCTTGGATCTCCCACCGCACGAAGCTTCTTCCCCGTTAAATCACCCGACCCGCCAAAGGGATCCAGCACCTTTTCGGTCCGAAGGTCAAGGGCCATGGCATTTACCGTAAAATCCCGGCGATTTAAATCTTCTTCCATGGGAAGGTTAGGGTCAGAATCAATTATAAATTCTCGATAAACACCGCGTAATCCCTTAGATTTCTCCGTTCGTGGAAGGGCAATGTCAACCACTCCGCTTCCTTTCGCCTTTGGAGCCCACTTAAGCACACCAAAATTTTTTCCAACAACCTGGACCTTGCCTAAATTTTTTAAAGCCTCTTCTAAATCTGGTAGGGCAACCTTCCGGACCACCAAATCCAAATCTTGCGTTTTCTTTCCCAACATCAAATCTCGAACCACACCACCAACCAGATAAAACTCGCCCTGGGGAAACAGGTCAAAAAAATCAAAAAACCCGGTATTTCTTATCAATTCAATAACTTGAGGAAGGCCCTTCTTCAGATTTTGGCTCAATGGGTGATTCATTTGTACCATTTCCAACAAACCCCTTTTTTCCCAACTCCGAATTTTAGCATTCTCAGTCTGCAAATGTCTATTTGGGGTTCAAACGAATTTTTTCTTTAAATAAGGAGAGAAAAATAAAAGGGATTTTGCTACCCAGAGGGATTTTTGTTCGCTTAAAATAGGAGACACTGCTAATGGAAGGAGATTGGGTTAAGAAAAGACACTTAAAACCTCGCCAAATAGATTGCGATCAAAGAGGTCAAAAAGCCAAAAAGAAGAATTCCTAAATTGATCCATTCTACTGATGCAGGGGAATTAGGGGAAAGGGACCTCCTTCCTCCAGAACCCATCACCACATCCAAAACGATACTCAAGCCGATCACAACGGCAACCAAAAATAATTTAATCATTAAAATCCCTCCCCAGTCGGACTCCAACCGGGCGGACCCTCCCTCGTAGAGAAGATTCATTACCCCGGTCACAATCAAGGTAATCAGACTGACCCACCGAACGGTTTTAAATCGCTGGTTGACCTTCCGTTGAATGTCCAGGTCTCTTGCTGTCGAATTGGCCCCAAGCAGAACCGGGCCTAAAACCAGCCACTGAAACAACATCCCCCCAAACCAGAAAACAACCGCAATTAAATGGAACCACAGGATCAAAATTGGAAACATTAATGATCACCCAAAAAAATTCTAAACCTTTTAATATTCAGTATTCAGGAAATGTATTCTGGTTTTTAAAACGTGTATAGAAGGGATCAACTTTTCCATTAATCCTTTTTCCTTTTTCTTTTCATTTTGGCCTCTTCCGGAGGGGTGTGTTTATTTAAAAGGACGATGAGCATCACAAAACCTAGCCCAAACATTGGAAAACTTAAAACCTGCCCCATAGAAAAAGGCCCCATAATAAAACCTAGGTGAGCATCGGGTTCCCTAAAAAATTCAACAAAAAACCGAAACCCCCCATAACCCATGATCATGGTCCAAAAAAGAACTCCCCTGGGCAAGGGCTTCCGGCTTAACACCCAAAGGATTGTAAATAGAGTTGCCCCTTCTAAAAACGCTTGGTAAAGCTGAGACGGATGACGGCATATATCCCCTCCCGTTGGAAAAACCATACACCAGGGAACATCCGTCGCCCTGCCATAAAGTTCACCGTTAATGAAATTTCCAATCCGCCCAAAAAACAAGCCCATGGGGGCCACCACTCCTGCCAAATCGGCTACCTCATGAAAGGAGTATCCCCTCTTCCAACAAAAAAGAGAGCCCGCCACCAACACTCCCAACAAACCCCCATGAAAAGACATCCCACCTTCCCAGATGGCAATAATTCGTCCTGGATGATTCCAATAAAAATCGAAATTATAAAAAAGGACATACCCCAACCTTCCCCCAAAAATGACCCCCATGGCCGCATAAAGGACCAAATCGGGGACTTCCTCTACTTTCATTTTGACCTTCAGCCGAACCACAAGCTTTTTCAAAAAGAATAGGGCCAAAATAAAAGAGATGGCATACATGAGGCCGTACCAACGCAGCTGGAGGGGGCCAAGCTTTACAAGGGTTGGATCAATTTGCGGATAGGGAATCATAGAGGCGCCCAATTTGAAAAAACCGTAAAATTATGAAGGAAAGGGGAGGGTGAGTCAACCAGAAAGGGATCAAACCTGGGAATGCTCTAACATGGCACGGAGACTTCTCGCACAGGCCCTGTAAACGGAGGTATTTTTCTTGGCTTTAACCAGAAGGGTGGCCCCTTCTGCAACGGCGACCAATAAATGAGATAAGGCCTTTGTGTCTACTTCTTTTCGGATTTCTCCTTTTTGTTTTCCTTCCCGAAGAACCAGATTCATTTGGTGGGCCCATTCATCAAAAATCTGGTCCACCCGCTCCCGAAACCCATCGTGAACATCGGACATTTCCAAGGCAAAATTTCCGAAGGGACAGCCGATCAGACAACCGTTTTTGGCGAGATGCTTCTCCCCCTTGGAGAAAAAGGAAAGGATTTTCCCAATGGACGT from Nitrospiria bacterium encodes:
- a CDS encoding CopD family protein yields the protein MFPILILWFHLIAVVFWFGGMLFQWLVLGPVLLGANSTARDLDIQRKVNQRFKTVRWVSLITLIVTGVMNLLYEGGSARLESDWGGILMIKLFLVAVVIGLSIVLDVVMGSGGRRSLSPNSPASVEWINLGILLFGFLTSLIAIYLARF
- the lgt gene encoding prolipoprotein diacylglyceryl transferase; amino-acid sequence: MPYPQIDPTLVKLGPLQLRWYGLMYAISFILALFFLKKLVVRLKVKMKVEEVPDLVLYAAMGVIFGGRLGYVLFYNFDFYWNHPGRIIAIWEGGMSFHGGLLGVLVAGSLFCWKRGYSFHEVADLAGVVAPMGLFFGRIGNFINGELYGRATDVPWCMVFPTGGDICRHPSQLYQAFLEGATLFTILWVLSRKPLPRGVLFWTMIMGYGGFRFFVEFFREPDAHLGFIMGPFSMGQVLSFPMFGLGFVMLIVLLNKHTPPEEAKMKRKRKKD
- a CDS encoding TetR/AcrR family transcriptional regulator — encoded protein: MKKTFPTKGEITRNKVLKSAQRLFFLNGYHRTSVDDILRDSKVKKGNFYFHFKSKEALGYAVIDLYSAFFRENLNEMIQGNGTSIGKILSFFSKGEKHLAKNGCLIGCPFGNFALEMSDVHDGFRERVDQIFDEWAHQMNLVLREGKQKGEIRKEVDTKALSHLLVAVAEGATLLVKAKKNTSVYRACARSLRAMLEHSQV
- a CDS encoding HD domain-containing protein; its protein translation is MVQMNHPLSQNLKKGLPQVIELIRNTGFFDFFDLFPQGEFYLVGGVVRDLMLGKKTQDLDLVVRKVALPDLEEALKNLGKVQVVGKNFGVLKWAPKAKGSGVVDIALPRTEKSKGLRGVYREFIIDSDPNLPMEEDLNRRDFTVNAMALDLRTEKVLDPFGGSGDLTGKKLRAVGDPRVRFQEDYSRILRGIRFACQLGFEIEEETWMALKGLISGLVNRHEDESFVVPREVIGKEMVQALTYDPVKAFDLFGQSGAMEIILPEILSMKGCPQPKNFHSEGDVWTHTRLALAQLSSPTFRKEFPGEPLSAELVLSVLLHDLGKPHTLKTPERDGTDRIRFDGHDRVGAQMASKICRRLKLSQYPKGDLLHVDSEDLSWLVGKHLILVQGQVMEMKATTIERYFLKPGFPGKTLLQLILADSLATIHEDGFPNLTSYYQVKERITKIQKKAQQFRKVPAPFLNGEDVMRIYGVGPGPQVGEILSMLREEQLTGRVKSRKEAITFLNRSKGNPGDTKKSVNH